CACCGAGGCGGAGGCGGTCGCCGCGCTCGACGCCCCGGTGGACCGCGGCGAGCCGATCCTCCAGGTGCGCAATCTGGTCAAGCACTTCCCGATGACCCAGGGCATCCTCTTCAAGAAGAAGATCGGTGCGGTCAAGGCGGTGGACGGCGTCTCGTTCGACCTCCACCAGGGCGAGACCCTCGGCATCGTCGGCGAGTCCGGTTGCGGCAAGTCGACCGTCGCCAAGCTGCTGATGTCGCTCGAGACCGCCACGTCCGGCGAGGTCTTCTACAAGGGGCAGGACATCACCCGGCTGTCCGGGCGGGCGCTGAAGGCCGTCCGCCGGAACATCCAGATGGTCTTCCAGGACCCGTACACCTCGCTGAACCCGCGGATGACGGTGGGCGACATCATCGGGGAGCCCTTCGACATCCACCCGGAGGTGGCCCCCAAGGGCGACCGGCGCCGCAAGGTCCAGGAGCTGCTGGACGTCGTCGGCCTGAACCCCGAGTACATCAACCGGTACCCGCACCAGTTCTCCGGTGGCCAGCGGCAGCGCATCGGCATCGCCCGGGGCCTCGCGCTGAACCCGGAGATCATCATCTGCGACG
The Streptomyces tirandamycinicus DNA segment above includes these coding regions:
- a CDS encoding ABC transporter ATP-binding protein, whose translation is MAELGKAASSAEGSTADSVDVTPNATEVERVDSATEAEAVAALDAPVDRGEPILQVRNLVKHFPMTQGILFKKKIGAVKAVDGVSFDLHQGETLGIVGESGCGKSTVAKLLMSLETATSGEVFYKGQDITRLSGRALKAVRRNIQMVFQDPYTSLNPRMTVGDIIGEPFDIHPEVAPKGDRRRKVQELLDVVGLNPEYINRYPHQFSGGQRQRIGIARGLALNPEIIICDEPVSALDVSVQAQVINLMEKLQDEFNLSYVFIAHDLSIVRHISDRVGVMYLGQMAEIGTDTQIYDHPTHPYTQALLSAVPVPDPESREGRERIILTGDVPSPANPPSGCRFRTRCWKAQEKCATEVPLLAVPERFAGQDTPAAHESACHFAEEKDVVHAA